Genomic segment of Polynucleobacter necessarius:
TAGTTCCATGCACCTTTACAGATGCCCCTCATGTAATGGCCTCCTAAAGGCAAAATCTGGGGATTGCTGCATATTGTGTAGCTTTGCTAACAGGGATTGCACTAGTTCCGAGCAAAATTTAGCTGCTTAAGCATTTACCAGTAGACTA
This window contains:
- a CDS encoding GDCCVxC domain-containing (seleno)protein, which gives rise to MNRLNQAQHAIITCPNCQGHEVLDIAQASSMHLYRCPSCNGLLKAKSGDCCILCSFANRDCTSSEQNLAA